In the Muricauda sp. MAR_2010_75 genome, one interval contains:
- a CDS encoding Pycsar system effector family protein yields the protein MSDIVEKTEQFVCELFDKKLDPRFLYHNLRHTQRVVKSTKELINFYDLKEEENEKLLLTAWLHDTGYIEDPLNHEEASCKVAADFLMDNGYKTQDIKEVCDLILATKKRHEPQNLLEEIIRDADMSHFAKKSYWETTDFLKKELKDLGIADYSSKEWREKNIQMFRNEHRFYTDYANENWQKGKERNLKQLLKEKKTEKNIAKKEALKAKYKEESPDRSVQTLYRVTLKNHLKLSDIADTKANILLSVNAIIISLVLANLLTKLDNPTNTYLIYPTMILILFSVISMVLSVLATRPNVTTGKFTKEDVEQKRVNLLFFGNFHQMELNEYEWALKELVKDKDYVYSSLTKDLYYLGLVLNKKYRILRLTYNIFMIGMIISVLSFGIAFRFFGPDRLIF from the coding sequence ATGTCGGATATTGTTGAAAAAACTGAACAATTTGTCTGTGAACTTTTTGATAAAAAGCTCGACCCGAGGTTTTTATACCACAATTTACGACATACCCAGCGTGTAGTTAAAAGTACTAAAGAATTGATCAATTTCTATGACCTAAAGGAAGAGGAAAATGAAAAGTTGCTTTTGACCGCTTGGCTGCATGATACGGGTTATATTGAGGACCCTCTGAACCATGAAGAAGCTAGTTGTAAGGTTGCTGCTGACTTTCTTATGGATAATGGCTATAAAACACAGGATATCAAGGAAGTCTGTGATCTCATCTTGGCCACAAAAAAAAGGCACGAGCCACAAAATTTATTGGAGGAAATCATTAGGGATGCAGATATGTCCCACTTTGCCAAGAAAAGTTATTGGGAAACCACGGACTTTTTAAAGAAAGAACTGAAAGATCTGGGCATTGCGGACTATTCGAGCAAAGAATGGAGGGAAAAAAACATTCAAATGTTCCGAAATGAACATAGGTTCTATACCGACTATGCCAATGAAAATTGGCAAAAAGGAAAAGAACGTAATTTGAAACAGTTGCTCAAAGAGAAAAAAACGGAAAAGAACATCGCCAAAAAGGAAGCTCTTAAGGCCAAATACAAAGAGGAAAGCCCTGATAGAAGTGTACAGACCCTCTATAGAGTGACGCTGAAAAACCACTTGAAGCTGAGTGACATTGCCGATACCAAAGCCAACATTTTGTTGTCTGTAAATGCCATTATCATTTCTTTGGTACTGGCCAATTTGCTCACCAAACTGGATAACCCCACCAACACCTACCTGATTTATCCCACGATGATCCTAATCCTTTTCAGTGTCATCTCCATGGTATTATCCGTTTTGGCCACCAGACCCAATGTTACCACCGGTAAGTTCACCAAGGAAGATGTGGAACAAAAACGGGTGAACCTTTTATTCTTTGGCAATTTTCATCAAATGGAGCTAAATGAATATGAGTGGGCCTTGAAGGAATTGGTGAAGGACAAGGACTACGTTTATTCCTCCCTCACCAAAGATCTATACTATTTGGGGCTGGTATTGAACAAAAAGTACCGGATATTAAGGCTCACCTATAACATTTTTATGATAGGAATGATTATCTCCGTTCTTTCATTTGGTATTGCTTTCCGGTTTTTTGGACCTGACAGACTGATATTTTAG
- a CDS encoding GAF domain-containing protein, whose protein sequence is MKQNCDAESPMVQLVSFNKLLEHYDQQLKSKDKFFADWAKYVLDTQAPYPELRDGFTDLSLLEKHKDVISIILKESFAPALTNNEIKTASTAFESAVFNSSERFQKILKEAGEDFELEIQNIPTELSYIMKCTVILNFHYGFNLDFKRPIFYDIPDANGVMRHYRILYNADFMEILPTEKSKKLTQEDVDELLDNFENLELWKEKIPPNSFIAKGFVISNMFDVTTEHSISEIKSTLIGKKKSESENYMESFQDTFRSLFKLKKINVGFAGYDSNANSFFKIYGRGMESYILNGKETEACDVMLCDYSHGKLFRESKYFAISNVEKYYKKEGSQPYKNLYEQGIRSAILAPISNNGELLGVLELVSDTVNELNSVNANKLDDVMPYIISSVLRSIEEEENLVDAIIQHECTTVHPSVYWKFQEEAKRFMADELSGNQPVFKEIVFKDVYPLYGQIDIKDSSKERNLSIQRDLMIQLSEINDVLQIAVEKYGLLIYEELMFRVSTYLNEVKETLYTHTEQAVFDFVKEEINPVFKHLKKEDSTIKALIKAYESKIDETTESYYDHRRNYDESVMESNMQLAALLDKKQLAAQEMFPHYFERYKTDGVEHNMYIGSSIARDRKFNELYLSNLRLWQLQVMCDMENKYYSLKPHLPVKLDVASLILVYSTSLSIRFRMDEKRFDVDGTYNARYEVIKKRIDKSYIKGTNERLTQKGKLAIVYSQRKDEREYMRYIRFLKNKGYFTDNIEIVELEGLQGVTGLKAIRAEILYKKDKKSEETYTYDDLMEELKA, encoded by the coding sequence ATGAAACAGAACTGTGATGCCGAAAGCCCAATGGTGCAGTTGGTAAGTTTCAACAAATTGTTGGAACACTACGACCAACAACTTAAGAGCAAGGACAAATTCTTTGCTGATTGGGCAAAGTATGTCTTGGATACACAGGCACCTTATCCTGAGCTTAGGGATGGGTTTACAGACCTTAGTTTATTGGAAAAGCACAAGGATGTCATCAGCATTATTTTAAAGGAAAGCTTTGCTCCCGCTTTGACCAATAATGAGATTAAAACTGCATCCACAGCTTTTGAAAGTGCGGTGTTCAATTCATCGGAACGCTTTCAGAAAATATTGAAGGAGGCCGGGGAGGACTTTGAACTGGAAATTCAGAACATACCCACAGAGCTCAGCTACATCATGAAATGTACTGTGATCTTGAACTTCCATTATGGGTTTAATTTAGATTTTAAGCGACCCATCTTTTACGATATTCCAGATGCCAATGGGGTAATGCGCCATTATCGCATTCTTTATAATGCGGATTTCATGGAAATCCTGCCAACGGAAAAATCCAAGAAGTTGACCCAGGAGGATGTAGATGAATTATTGGATAATTTTGAGAATTTAGAGCTTTGGAAAGAAAAAATACCGCCGAACAGTTTTATTGCCAAAGGCTTTGTTATTTCCAACATGTTCGATGTGACCACGGAACATTCCATTTCGGAGATAAAATCCACCCTAATTGGCAAAAAGAAGAGTGAGAGCGAAAACTATATGGAAAGTTTTCAGGATACCTTCCGTTCGCTCTTTAAACTCAAGAAGATCAATGTGGGCTTTGCGGGCTATGATTCCAATGCCAATAGCTTTTTCAAAATCTATGGAAGGGGTATGGAAAGTTACATCCTAAACGGAAAGGAAACAGAAGCCTGTGATGTAATGCTCTGTGACTATTCCCATGGAAAACTATTCCGGGAGAGCAAGTATTTTGCCATTTCCAATGTGGAAAAATATTATAAAAAGGAAGGGTCCCAACCGTATAAGAACCTTTACGAACAGGGGATACGGAGTGCCATATTGGCCCCTATTTCCAATAATGGGGAACTTTTGGGGGTCTTGGAGCTGGTTTCGGATACCGTTAACGAACTGAACAGCGTCAATGCCAATAAGCTGGATGATGTTATGCCGTACATTATATCATCCGTGTTGCGATCCATTGAGGAAGAAGAAAATTTAGTGGATGCCATTATCCAACATGAGTGTACCACAGTGCACCCATCGGTGTATTGGAAATTTCAGGAAGAGGCCAAACGGTTTATGGCCGATGAATTATCCGGAAATCAGCCCGTGTTCAAGGAAATTGTGTTCAAGGATGTATATCCGCTCTATGGCCAAATCGATATAAAGGATTCTTCCAAGGAACGAAACCTTTCCATCCAACGGGATTTAATGATTCAGCTCTCTGAAATCAACGATGTTCTACAAATTGCCGTTGAAAAATATGGACTGCTCATTTATGAGGAGTTGATGTTTCGGGTGAGCACCTATCTCAATGAGGTTAAAGAGACCCTGTATACCCATACAGAACAGGCCGTGTTCGATTTTGTGAAGGAAGAAATCAATCCTGTTTTCAAGCATTTGAAAAAAGAGGATAGTACCATTAAGGCACTTATTAAAGCATACGAGTCCAAAATAGATGAAACTACGGAATCCTACTATGACCACCGACGCAATTATGATGAAAGTGTGATGGAATCCAATATGCAATTGGCCGCACTTTTGGACAAGAAACAATTGGCTGCGCAAGAAATGTTCCCGCATTATTTTGAGCGCTATAAGACCGATGGTGTTGAGCACAATATGTACATTGGCAGTTCCATTGCCCGGGACAGGAAGTTCAATGAACTGTATTTGAGCAATTTGAGGTTGTGGCAGCTTCAGGTAATGTGCGACATGGAGAACAAGTATTACTCCCTTAAACCACACTTGCCTGTAAAGCTGGATGTGGCCTCGCTTATTTTGGTTTATAGCACCTCCTTGTCCATCCGTTTTCGAATGGATGAAAAACGTTTTGATGTGGATGGCACCTACAATGCGCGATATGAAGTGATTAAAAAGCGCATTGATAAATCCTATATTAAGGGCACCAACGAACGGTTGACCCAAAAGGGCAAGTTGGCCATTGTGTATTCCCAACGAAAGGATGAGCGGGAGTACATGCGTTACATTCGCTTCCTAAAAAATAAGGGGTACTTTACGGACAATATTGAAATTGTAGAGTTGGAAGGTCTGCAAGGGGTAACGGGCCTTAAGGCCATCCGTGCTGAGATTTTGTACAAAAAAGACAAAAAATCTGAAGAGACCTACACGTACGATGATTTAATGGAAGAGTTAAAAGCTTAG
- a CDS encoding metallophosphoesterase family protein, with protein sequence MSSTFRLDRAYKNAKIIPFDDDSKFIFFSDCHRGDNSFADDFANNRNIYFHALNHYYRQGFQYCELGDGDELWENISFDEIFEAHKNVYQLLRQFHLEKRLHMLWGNHDMVYKDKGYVDKHLSSYFEPIDGSDKELFEGITYHEALILKHSKTGQELFCTHGHQADWWNYVCWRIGRFLVRVLWKPLQVVGIADPTSPAKNYKELIRIEKRIKRWILRNKLLITIAGHTHRPRFPEPGQIPFFNDGSCVHPRSITGIEIEGGKIALIKWHIATKADGTLQIVRVLLEGPEKLSDYMES encoded by the coding sequence ATGTCCTCTACTTTTAGGTTAGATCGGGCCTACAAGAACGCCAAGATTATTCCTTTTGATGATGATTCCAAATTCATTTTCTTCAGTGATTGTCACAGAGGGGACAACAGTTTTGCCGATGACTTTGCCAATAACAGAAACATTTATTTTCATGCCCTAAACCATTACTACCGACAAGGTTTCCAATATTGTGAACTTGGTGATGGTGATGAGCTTTGGGAAAACATAAGTTTTGATGAAATTTTTGAAGCACACAAAAATGTGTACCAATTGTTGCGACAGTTTCATTTGGAAAAAAGGTTGCACATGCTTTGGGGCAACCACGATATGGTGTATAAGGACAAGGGCTACGTGGACAAACACCTTTCTAGCTATTTTGAGCCCATAGATGGTTCGGACAAGGAACTTTTTGAGGGTATTACCTATCATGAAGCCCTAATTTTAAAACATTCAAAAACGGGGCAAGAGCTTTTCTGCACCCATGGGCACCAAGCCGATTGGTGGAACTATGTCTGCTGGCGGATTGGCCGCTTTCTGGTTCGGGTGTTGTGGAAACCGCTTCAAGTAGTGGGCATTGCCGACCCTACCAGTCCGGCGAAAAATTACAAGGAACTCATCCGAATAGAAAAACGTATCAAACGTTGGATCTTAAGGAACAAACTGCTGATTACCATTGCCGGGCATACCCATAGACCCCGATTTCCAGAACCGGGCCAAATTCCCTTTTTCAATGATGGAAGCTGTGTACACCCCCGAAGCATAACCGGTATTGAAATTGAAGGTGGCAAAATAGCATTGATCAAATGGCACATTGCCACCAAAGCAGATGGCACGCTGCAAATTGTTCGGGTGTTACTTGAAGGGCCTGAAAAATTATCAGATTATATGGAATCTTAG
- a CDS encoding aminotransferase class V-fold PLP-dependent enzyme, with amino-acid sequence MKKRQFLRYMGSAVMAAPFFPLSANAKESFENLSYPDTNEEAFWERIRMDYRLKPDYINLENGYYNFVPTPILNKFMEHVREVNYQGSYYMRTEQWENKNKAAVRVAQLVNCSEKELVITRNTTESLDLIIGGYPWKKGDEAVFAVQDYGAMQLHFEQMQKRYGIVCKKVSLPNHPKSDEEIVELYESQITPKTKLLMVCHMVNVTGQILPIRKICDMAHSHGVEVMVDGAHCVGHIKVDLAELNCDYYGSSLHKWVSTPLGVGMLYVAEKHIPKIWPLLAEHEDDETKIRRLNHTGTHPVHTDLTISDSLDYLELIGMERKEERLRQLQRYWSDQLRSVDNVMINTPVEPYRSCGIANVGLKNMKPHDLAKTLLKEFDIWTVAIDFENVHGCRITPNVYTTFNELDRFVAAIKTLAKRT; translated from the coding sequence ATGAAAAAAAGACAATTCTTGCGATATATGGGCAGCGCGGTCATGGCGGCTCCCTTTTTCCCGCTTTCAGCCAATGCAAAGGAATCCTTTGAAAACTTATCGTACCCAGATACGAATGAAGAGGCTTTTTGGGAGCGGATTAGAATGGATTACCGACTTAAGCCGGATTACATTAATTTGGAGAATGGGTATTACAATTTTGTGCCGACTCCCATTTTGAACAAATTCATGGAACATGTTCGGGAGGTGAATTATCAAGGTTCCTATTACATGAGAACCGAACAATGGGAGAACAAAAACAAAGCGGCGGTACGGGTAGCGCAATTGGTGAACTGCTCTGAAAAGGAATTGGTCATTACCCGAAACACTACCGAATCTTTGGATTTGATCATTGGGGGATATCCCTGGAAAAAAGGAGATGAAGCGGTTTTTGCCGTACAGGACTATGGGGCCATGCAGCTACATTTTGAACAAATGCAGAAACGATATGGCATAGTTTGTAAAAAAGTGTCCTTGCCCAATCATCCTAAATCCGATGAGGAAATTGTGGAATTGTACGAGTCCCAAATCACACCGAAGACCAAGTTGTTAATGGTTTGCCATATGGTCAATGTAACTGGACAGATTTTGCCCATCCGGAAGATTTGCGATATGGCCCATTCCCATGGTGTTGAGGTGATGGTGGATGGTGCCCATTGTGTGGGCCATATTAAAGTTGATTTGGCGGAGCTGAATTGCGATTATTATGGGTCAAGTCTCCATAAATGGGTGAGTACGCCGCTTGGAGTTGGAATGCTGTATGTAGCTGAAAAACATATTCCCAAAATTTGGCCCTTGTTGGCTGAACATGAAGATGACGAGACCAAAATCAGGCGTTTAAACCATACGGGAACCCATCCCGTGCATACGGACCTTACCATTTCCGATAGTTTGGATTATCTGGAACTGATTGGCATGGAGCGCAAGGAGGAACGGTTGCGGCAACTGCAGCGTTATTGGAGCGATCAATTGCGTTCTGTGGACAACGTAATGATCAATACACCCGTGGAGCCCTATAGAAGTTGTGGTATTGCCAATGTGGGTTTGAAGAACATGAAGCCCCACGACCTGGCAAAAACGCTTTTGAAGGAATTTGATATTTGGACGGTTGCCATAGATTTTGAAAATGTTCATGGATGCAGAATTACACCCAATGTGTATACCACTTTTAACGAACTGGACCGTTTTGTGGCAGCCATCAAAACCTTGGCCAAACGCACCTAA
- a CDS encoding AraC family transcriptional regulator: MEDIKTILEQIPIRHNLASHIMLVGIVQGLFLVLVIFLRTKKGSEIRLFGWALLVQCLVFADIYLCYTGLMKKVLFLNDSTEIFVLLIAPTLYFFLHSLLKREPFSLKKQWYHFILPVAYGLSQLNYTLSPLEVKLNAYLGAYHRELGFVEVPESINYSYHIIKDKFRWILLFSFTFYLVLSSRLVAQTWRKKEVSAKNIKVDKYAFSRSAVLFFLILLVFIFMIFLNYNDDGGDHYIAIFGTVIIFITSFFIFSESRFFEKSWIADKYETLSTNSLQFEAVEQFLIDTDYYCKQDVSLKNLALELNTNANTVSKLINSKTGMNFNDFINSKRILLAKTRLLDEEFAHLTVEAIGHSVGFRSKSAFYTAFKKHVGSSPSSFMKQKKEQKAS; the protein is encoded by the coding sequence ATGGAAGACATTAAGACCATATTGGAGCAAATTCCCATTCGGCACAATCTGGCATCACACATCATGTTAGTTGGTATTGTTCAAGGGCTGTTCCTGGTCCTGGTTATTTTTCTTAGAACGAAAAAAGGCTCTGAAATTCGACTGTTTGGGTGGGCTTTGTTGGTGCAATGTTTGGTGTTTGCGGACATTTACCTTTGTTATACGGGACTTATGAAAAAGGTGCTGTTCCTAAATGATTCCACGGAAATTTTTGTCCTGCTCATAGCGCCTACATTATATTTTTTCTTGCATTCGTTGTTGAAACGAGAGCCCTTTTCGCTAAAAAAACAATGGTATCATTTTATACTGCCTGTTGCGTATGGATTGTCACAACTTAATTATACTTTGAGTCCACTGGAGGTGAAGCTCAATGCTTATTTAGGGGCTTATCATCGCGAATTGGGTTTTGTGGAGGTGCCTGAATCCATAAATTATTCCTACCATATCATTAAAGATAAGTTCCGGTGGATTTTGCTTTTCAGTTTTACATTCTACCTTGTCTTATCCTCAAGGTTGGTGGCCCAAACCTGGCGGAAAAAAGAAGTTTCAGCAAAAAACATTAAGGTGGACAAGTATGCCTTCTCCAGAAGTGCCGTACTATTTTTCTTGATTCTACTTGTGTTTATCTTTATGATTTTCCTAAACTATAATGATGATGGTGGTGATCACTATATTGCGATTTTTGGAACAGTGATCATCTTTATCACCTCCTTCTTTATTTTTTCCGAATCCCGTTTTTTTGAAAAATCTTGGATTGCAGATAAGTACGAAACCCTTTCCACCAACTCGCTTCAATTTGAAGCCGTTGAACAATTTTTGATCGATACGGATTATTATTGCAAGCAAGATGTGTCCCTCAAAAACCTGGCCCTGGAACTCAATACCAATGCCAACACCGTTTCCAAATTGATCAACTCTAAAACCGGGATGAACTTTAATGACTTTATCAACAGTAAAAGAATCCTACTTGCTAAAACCCGGTTGTTGGATGAAGAATTCGCCCACTTAACCGTTGAAGCTATCGGTCACTCTGTGGGTTTTCGGTCCAAATCTGCATTTTATACCGCTTTTAAAAAGCATGTGGGAAGCTCTCCCTCCAGCTTTATGAAGCAAAAAAAGGAGCAAAAAGCTTCCTAA
- a CDS encoding acyltransferase family protein, with protein MQAKIRRYDLDWLRVIVFGLLIFYHVGMFFVPWGWHIKNNNIYDWLQWPMLFLNQWRLPILFVISGMGTYYAFGKRTVRQFNWERFKRLGIPLIFGMLFIVPPQIYFERVANAQFTGSYWEFFTTAARDGIYPEGNFSWHHLWFLPYLLVFSWALSPIFIRIRKRPGKFVQWTKRLVAKPLGLYWFILPLYLWEALVEPFFDITHDLIHDWFAIINYSTLFFFGFVLISLGDTFWLSVKKIKKKALIMGLICFTGLIISWQFEDGYARHFTEAFLKVANLWSWILVLFAYAAQYLNRPSKTLAYANRAVYPFYILHQTTTITIGYYLMDLDWGFFPKAIILVVGTFGISWLIYDLIILRIPLLHPLFGLKPRQKEIVTA; from the coding sequence ATGCAGGCAAAAATCAGACGCTACGATTTAGATTGGCTACGGGTCATCGTTTTTGGACTCCTTATTTTTTACCATGTGGGTATGTTCTTTGTACCCTGGGGGTGGCACATTAAAAACAATAATATATATGACTGGTTGCAATGGCCCATGCTGTTTTTAAACCAATGGCGTTTGCCCATTCTTTTTGTTATTTCAGGGATGGGTACTTATTATGCATTTGGAAAGCGAACGGTTCGACAGTTTAATTGGGAGCGGTTCAAACGCTTGGGCATTCCCCTCATTTTTGGCATGTTGTTCATTGTACCTCCACAGATTTACTTTGAACGTGTGGCCAATGCTCAGTTCACAGGTTCATACTGGGAATTTTTCACAACAGCGGCCCGAGATGGTATTTATCCCGAGGGGAATTTCTCATGGCACCACCTTTGGTTTTTGCCTTACCTACTCGTTTTTTCTTGGGCTTTATCCCCTATTTTCATCCGAATTCGAAAAAGACCGGGGAAGTTTGTGCAATGGACAAAACGCCTTGTAGCCAAACCGTTGGGGTTATACTGGTTTATTCTGCCACTATATCTTTGGGAAGCTTTGGTGGAACCTTTTTTTGACATTACCCATGATCTCATCCACGATTGGTTTGCCATCATCAACTACAGTACGCTTTTCTTTTTCGGGTTCGTATTGATCTCGCTGGGCGATACTTTTTGGCTAAGTGTTAAAAAAATAAAGAAAAAAGCCTTGATTATGGGATTGATATGCTTTACGGGGCTCATCATTTCTTGGCAATTTGAGGATGGATATGCCAGACATTTCACAGAGGCATTTTTAAAAGTAGCCAATCTTTGGAGTTGGATTCTAGTTCTATTTGCCTACGCGGCCCAATATTTAAATCGTCCTAGCAAGACATTGGCCTATGCCAACCGTGCGGTCTACCCGTTTTACATTTTGCATCAAACCACAACGATTACCATTGGGTACTATCTAATGGATTTGGATTGGGGTTTTTTCCCAAAAGCAATCATTTTGGTCGTGGGCACTTTTGGCATTAGTTGGCTCATCTATGATTTGATCATTCTTCGGATTCCGCTTTTACACCCTTTGTTTGGACTAAAACCAAGGCAAAAAGAAATAGTTACAGCTTAA
- a CDS encoding acylase — MRIAILTVLFIFLSCSKQPQTQVDKWKAQAENITIIRDDFGVPHIYGKTDADAVFGLLYAQCEDDFNRVEQNYIWATGRLAEVEGEEAIYSDLRANLFMTEEEAIAKYESSPEWLKKLCDAFADGINYYLHTHPEVKPKLLTHFEPWMPMYFSEGSIGGDIERISTEKIKRFYESGMELPEMEELELQKEAEMAEPQGSNGIAISGKLTQSGNAMLLINPHTSFYFRGEVHVVSEEGLNAYGAVTWGQFFVYQGFNEKTGWMHTSTYTDVMDEFKETLVKNDGQLFYQYGEELRPVDSLEVTLKYKDGDFLKEKTFPVYRTHHGPITHLVDGQWTASAMMWEPVKALEQSYIRTKQDGYEGFREMMDIRTNSSNNTVYADAEGNIAYFHGNFVPKRDTIFDYTQPVDGHNPKTDWQGLHTVDENILVLNPENGWIQNCNSTPYTSALEYSPKREDYPNYMSRDQENFRGIHAIELLTGRSGYTLDSLIELAHDPYLPAFEALIPGLVKAYDTNPIPALKEPIQVLREWNFTTSKASVAMTLAHYYGTHCYAKAERTEGMYPMQWVNYWGSDWPNSRKLEMFEEVVHQLENDFGTWEMPWGEVNRYQRLNGDIRQPFDDAKPSIPIGFASGRWGALAAYGARYDNGTKKIYGTRGNSFVAVVEFGDKVKAKTMLAGGQSGDPDSPHFNDQAQRYADKQFKDAAYYKEDVLKRAERTYKPGE, encoded by the coding sequence ATGAGAATTGCAATCCTGACCGTCCTATTCATATTTCTTTCCTGTTCCAAACAACCACAGACCCAAGTTGACAAATGGAAAGCACAAGCTGAGAATATTACCATTATTCGGGATGATTTTGGGGTGCCCCACATTTATGGCAAAACTGATGCCGATGCCGTATTCGGATTGTTGTACGCCCAATGTGAGGATGATTTTAATCGGGTGGAACAAAATTACATTTGGGCCACAGGCCGATTGGCCGAAGTTGAGGGTGAGGAAGCTATCTACAGTGACCTGCGTGCCAATCTGTTCATGACCGAAGAAGAGGCCATCGCCAAATATGAGAGCAGCCCCGAATGGCTGAAAAAGCTTTGTGATGCCTTTGCAGATGGCATCAACTATTATCTGCACACCCATCCCGAGGTAAAACCCAAACTACTCACCCATTTTGAACCTTGGATGCCCATGTATTTCAGTGAGGGATCCATTGGAGGGGACATCGAGCGCATTTCCACAGAAAAAATCAAAAGGTTTTATGAAAGTGGTATGGAACTTCCTGAAATGGAAGAACTAGAACTCCAAAAAGAAGCTGAAATGGCCGAACCCCAAGGCTCCAACGGGATTGCTATCTCGGGAAAACTGACGCAATCGGGGAATGCCATGCTCTTGATCAATCCACATACTTCATTTTATTTTCGGGGTGAGGTGCATGTGGTCAGTGAAGAAGGGTTGAATGCCTACGGCGCGGTAACTTGGGGTCAATTTTTTGTCTATCAGGGCTTCAATGAGAAAACGGGGTGGATGCACACTTCAACCTATACCGATGTGATGGATGAATTCAAGGAAACTTTGGTCAAGAATGATGGCCAACTTTTCTATCAATATGGTGAGGAATTACGTCCAGTGGATTCTTTGGAAGTCACTTTAAAGTACAAGGATGGAGACTTTTTAAAAGAAAAGACCTTTCCCGTTTATCGCACTCATCATGGACCCATCACCCATTTGGTGGATGGCCAGTGGACGGCTTCGGCCATGATGTGGGAACCGGTGAAGGCTTTGGAACAATCCTACATCCGAACCAAACAGGATGGATATGAAGGTTTCAGGGAGATGATGGACATCCGAACCAACTCCTCAAACAATACGGTTTATGCTGATGCTGAAGGTAATATTGCTTATTTCCACGGCAATTTTGTGCCAAAACGTGATACCATTTTTGATTACACCCAGCCTGTCGATGGACACAATCCCAAAACCGATTGGCAAGGATTACATACGGTCGACGAGAATATTTTGGTATTGAACCCAGAAAATGGGTGGATTCAGAACTGTAATTCTACCCCTTACACTTCGGCGTTGGAATACAGTCCAAAACGGGAAGATTATCCAAATTATATGTCGCGCGATCAAGAAAATTTTAGGGGTATACATGCCATTGAACTACTGACGGGACGTAGTGGCTATACCTTGGACAGTTTAATTGAATTGGCGCACGACCCGTATTTACCTGCTTTTGAGGCTTTGATTCCAGGCTTGGTGAAAGCTTATGATACAAATCCAATTCCAGCTTTAAAAGAACCGATTCAAGTATTGCGGGAATGGAATTTTACCACATCTAAAGCATCTGTGGCGATGACTTTGGCACATTATTATGGAACCCATTGCTACGCAAAAGCGGAAAGGACAGAGGGCATGTATCCGATGCAGTGGGTCAACTATTGGGGAAGTGATTGGCCCAATTCCAGAAAATTGGAAATGTTCGAAGAAGTTGTTCATCAATTGGAGAACGATTTTGGCACGTGGGAAATGCCTTGGGGCGAGGTCAATCGCTATCAACGTTTGAACGGGGATATTCGTCAACCTTTTGATGATGCCAAACCCAGTATCCCTATTGGTTTTGCCAGTGGTCGTTGGGGGGCTTTGGCCGCGTATGGTGCGCGATATGACAATGGTACCAAGAAAATCTACGGAACCCGTGGCAACAGCTTTGTAGCCGTGGTAGAGTTTGGAGATAAGGTAAAAGCAAAGACCATGTTAGCCGGTGGTCAGAGTGGCGACCCAGATTCTCCCCATTTTAATGATCAGGCGCAACGCTATGCGGACAAGCAATTCAAGGATGCCGCTTATTACAAGGAAGATGTGTTGAAAAGAGCTGAGCGGACGTACAAGCCGGGGGAATGA